One part of the Cyclobacteriaceae bacterium genome encodes these proteins:
- a CDS encoding sulfatase-like hydrolase/transferase: MVALLLIFISTVTRILLLGKSATDFDFTISNLLGVFTIGLFYDVVNAAYFCIPLALYFWFVPRTIFNKPWHRYLIYILFFIFTTILLFNAAAEWLFWDEFNTRFNFIAVDYLVYTTEVIGNIEQSYPVYWILSAVIGAALVIIIALKPKINSYQNDNLSFLKRTKLMALYITILTVIFISVSSTQHHFSTNAYANELAGNGMYELFAAYRNNELDYERFYKHINKEKDFKLFHELIKTPEAEFSPADSLGLIRTIISPLPEKRMNVVLISVESLSADFMKLFGNNENMTPFLDSLAQHSLVFTNLYATGTRTVRGLEALSLAVPPVPGQSIVRRPNNENLFSLGRVFNEKGYKSKFIYGGYGYFDNMNYFFQHNGYQAIDRSSLRSEEIDYENIWGVADENLFTLALREIDETTDEHPVFAHIMTTSNHRPFTYPEGRIDIPSHTNRKGAVKYTDYAIGKFIKEASAKKWFNNTLFVIVADHCASSAGKTELPVNKYHIPMLVYSPGYIEPAVMNRLMSQIDVCPTLLGLLNFSYTTKFLGYDIFKLEPGRERAFISTYQNLGFIKGNNLVILSPQQKVETFVLDENLNPRPQALDESVVTEAITWYQTASYTFKNNLMR; encoded by the coding sequence ATGGTAGCATTACTGCTGATCTTCATTTCTACCGTTACCCGGATACTCTTACTCGGCAAGTCTGCAACAGATTTTGACTTTACAATCAGTAACCTGCTGGGGGTATTTACAATTGGTTTATTCTACGATGTTGTTAATGCTGCTTACTTCTGCATTCCTCTTGCCCTTTACTTTTGGTTTGTACCGCGTACTATCTTTAATAAACCATGGCATCGCTATTTGATTTACATTCTCTTCTTCATTTTTACAACAATATTACTCTTTAACGCTGCTGCCGAATGGCTCTTTTGGGACGAATTCAATACCCGTTTCAACTTTATTGCGGTAGACTACCTGGTTTATACAACAGAAGTAATCGGCAACATTGAGCAATCTTACCCAGTATATTGGATACTTTCGGCCGTTATCGGGGCAGCACTCGTTATTATCATCGCCCTAAAGCCTAAAATAAATTCCTACCAGAACGATAACCTCTCCTTTTTAAAGAGGACAAAATTAATGGCGCTCTATATCACTATCCTTACTGTAATTTTTATTTCCGTTTCCAGCACACAGCATCACTTCAGTACAAATGCCTATGCCAATGAGTTGGCAGGTAACGGAATGTACGAACTGTTTGCGGCTTATCGCAACAATGAATTGGATTACGAAAGGTTTTACAAGCACATTAACAAGGAGAAGGATTTTAAATTGTTTCACGAACTTATCAAAACTCCGGAAGCTGAATTTTCACCGGCCGATAGTTTGGGATTAATACGCACCATTATCAGTCCATTGCCAGAAAAGCGGATGAATGTTGTACTTATTAGTGTGGAAAGCCTGAGTGCTGATTTCATGAAACTTTTCGGGAACAATGAAAACATGACACCCTTTCTGGACTCGCTCGCACAGCATAGCCTGGTTTTTACTAACCTATATGCAACAGGAACACGCACGGTAAGAGGCCTTGAGGCATTATCCCTTGCTGTACCCCCGGTACCGGGGCAGTCTATTGTACGTAGGCCCAATAATGAAAACTTATTCTCGTTGGGCAGGGTGTTCAATGAAAAGGGCTATAAAAGTAAATTCATTTACGGTGGTTACGGCTATTTTGATAACATGAATTATTTCTTTCAGCATAACGGTTATCAGGCCATTGACCGGTCATCGTTGCGCAGTGAAGAAATCGATTATGAAAATATCTGGGGCGTGGCCGATGAGAATCTTTTTACACTTGCCCTCAGGGAAATTGATGAAACTACGGATGAGCACCCGGTTTTTGCCCATATCATGACAACCTCTAACCACAGGCCTTTTACATATCCGGAGGGACGGATTGACATACCATCCCACACCAACCGGAAAGGGGCGGTAAAGTACACCGACTATGCCATTGGAAAATTTATCAAAGAGGCCTCTGCCAAGAAATGGTTTAACAACACATTGTTTGTCATCGTTGCAGACCATTGTGCCTCCAGTGCCGGAAAAACCGAATTACCGGTAAACAAATATCACATACCCATGCTGGTATACTCACCCGGCTACATCGAGCCTGCGGTAATGAACCGGCTTATGAGCCAGATTGATGTTTGTCCAACCCTTCTGGGACTCTTGAATTTTTCGTACACTACAAAATTTTTAGGGTACGACATCTTTAAACTTGAGCCTGGTCGCGAACGTGCATTCATCAGCACGTACCAGAACCTCGGCTTTATAAAAGGCAATAACCTCGTTATACTTTCACCCCAACAAAAAGTTGAAACGTTTGTACTGGATGAAAATCTTAATCCTCGTCCGCAAGCACTTGATGAAAGCGTGGTTACTGAAGCCATCACCTGGTACCAAACAGCCAGCTATACATTTAAGAACAATTTAATGCGTTGA
- a CDS encoding HAMP domain-containing histidine kinase → MQIRTRLTLLFTAITAGILLAYASVIYYSAKETREQEFYVVLKREAITKANLFLSAKTDATTLQNIYRSNRQILNEVEVAIYDKDFNLLYHDAVDIDFVKETPDMINEIFNKGEIQFYQQNWQVIGLRFEYEEKIYIITAAAYDQYGYSKLTGLLRDSIVVFIIAILFIYIAGRFFSKKAFEPVKEMTEKARKISATNLDLRLSSNGNTDELAQLANTFNEMLSRLENSFDAQKHFVSNISHELRTPLAAIIAELELATTGERTAHEYKSAFQNALGDAKKLARLSNSLLDLAKASYDPSEISFKQIRIDEILLDARQQVQLANPHYKIDIHFSESGNEDEITLPGNEYLLKTAFANLFENGCKFSTDKQSNVSVYFKNNSIVLKFSDKGVGISSHDLEKIFTPFYRGENKTVAEGNGIGLYLTQKIIQLHKGKIVVESERGSGTIFAVEMHHN, encoded by the coding sequence ATGCAGATCAGAACACGACTCACGTTATTGTTTACCGCCATTACGGCCGGCATCCTGTTGGCCTATGCTTCCGTTATTTACTATTCGGCTAAGGAAACCCGTGAACAGGAATTTTATGTCGTATTGAAACGGGAAGCAATAACCAAAGCCAACCTGTTTTTGAGCGCCAAGACAGATGCTACAACCTTACAAAATATTTACCGCAGCAACCGCCAGATACTCAATGAAGTTGAAGTAGCTATTTATGATAAAGACTTTAATCTACTTTATCATGATGCGGTAGACATCGACTTTGTTAAAGAAACACCCGACATGATTAACGAAATTTTCAACAAGGGCGAAATACAATTTTATCAGCAAAACTGGCAGGTTATCGGCTTGCGCTTTGAATATGAAGAAAAAATCTACATCATCACCGCTGCTGCGTACGACCAATATGGGTACAGCAAACTTACTGGCTTGCTGCGTGACAGTATTGTTGTTTTCATCATCGCCATATTATTCATCTATATAGCAGGCCGCTTCTTTTCCAAAAAAGCCTTTGAACCCGTTAAGGAAATGACCGAAAAGGCGCGCAAAATCTCCGCGACAAACCTGGACTTACGGTTGAGCAGCAACGGAAACACAGACGAGCTGGCTCAATTGGCAAATACGTTCAACGAAATGCTGAGCCGCCTGGAAAATTCATTTGATGCCCAAAAACATTTCGTTTCCAATATTTCGCATGAACTGCGAACGCCCCTGGCCGCTATTATTGCCGAGTTGGAGTTGGCAACTACCGGTGAGCGTACTGCACATGAGTATAAATCGGCCTTTCAAAATGCGTTAGGCGATGCCAAAAAATTAGCGCGTTTATCAAACAGTTTGCTTGACCTGGCCAAAGCCAGTTACGACCCTTCTGAAATTTCCTTTAAACAAATTCGCATTGATGAAATCCTGTTGGATGCCCGGCAACAAGTTCAACTGGCTAATCCGCATTATAAAATTGATATTCATTTTTCGGAAAGCGGCAACGAGGATGAAATCACATTGCCCGGAAACGAGTACCTTTTAAAAACTGCCTTTGCCAACCTCTTTGAAAACGGCTGTAAATTTTCAACTGATAAACAAAGCAATGTTTCCGTTTACTTCAAAAATAATTCGATCGTATTAAAATTTTCGGATAAAGGTGTTGGAATTTCTTCACACGACTTAGAAAAAATCTTTACCCCGTTTTACCGTGGAGAAAATAAAACGGTAGCGGAAGGTAACGGCATCGGACTTTACCTGACCCAAAAAATTATACAGCTTCACAAAGGTAAAATAGTGGTGGAATCTGAACGTGGTTCGGGAACCATATTTGCAGTTGAGATGCATCATAATTAA
- the leuS gene encoding leucine--tRNA ligase, with translation MAEYSKEEIRRIEQKWQDKWEKGGIYTVETDPSKPKYYVLDMFPYPSGAGLHVGHPLGYIATDIVSRYKRLKGFNVLHPMGFDAFGLPAEQYAIQTGQHPAITTARNIETYKRQLRQIGFSYDWSREVQTCDPKYYKWTQWIFMQLFNAWYNKKPIANGQLSIEGKTEHINTLVAELENNGNQRIQAACDDDTPIITADEWNSFNEKEKESFLQHYRIAYQSETMVNWCAALGTVLSNDEVKDGVSERGGYPVERIKMLQWSMRISAYAERLLAGLDAIDWPEPLKEMQRNWIGKSKGAQLEFNIQHSTFRIEVFTTRIDTIFGATFLVLAPEHELVDKITTEAQRNEVNAYVEVAKNRSERERMSEVKRVSGAFTGAYAINPFNNERIPVWISDYVLAGYGTGAVMAVPGHDERDHRFAKHFGLPIVQVVEGPSVEKEAFVSWDAQIINSGFMNGLTVNEAIEAGIKFVEEKGIGKGKVNYRMRDAIFGRQRYWGEPFPVYFKDGIPKLVAEKDLPVTLPEIDEYKPTETGEPPLARAKNWNYNGHAYELTTMPGWAGSSWYWFRYMDPQNDDAFCSREAEQYWQDVDLYMGGSEHATGHLLYSRFWCKALKDLGYVSKEEPFKKLINQGHIQGMSKFVYRINGTNKFVSKNLKNGYETTALHADVTLVDNDVLDIEGFKNWRTDFANAEFILENGKYICGSEVEKMSKSKHNVVNPDDIISNYGADTLRLYEMFLGPLELSKPWNTNGIDGVFKFLRKFWNLFHDAQGNWNVSDATPARDELKVLHKTLKKVEQDINNFSFNTTVSEFMICVNELGSLKCNKKEILQPLVIALAPYAPHITEELWEKLGHTNSILKAKFPAVNDEYLKESSFEYPISINGKVRTKMEFALDMPKEDIEKLVLASEAVTKWTEGKPPKKVIVVPGKIVNVVV, from the coding sequence ATGGCCGAATACAGCAAAGAAGAGATCAGACGCATTGAGCAAAAATGGCAGGATAAATGGGAAAAGGGCGGAATCTATACAGTAGAAACTGACCCCTCAAAGCCAAAGTACTATGTGCTGGATATGTTCCCCTACCCCTCAGGGGCCGGACTTCATGTGGGGCACCCCCTCGGCTATATTGCCACTGATATTGTATCGCGGTACAAGCGCTTAAAAGGTTTCAATGTGCTGCACCCCATGGGCTTTGATGCCTTTGGCCTTCCGGCAGAACAATACGCCATCCAAACTGGTCAGCATCCCGCCATTACCACCGCCAGGAATATCGAAACCTATAAGCGTCAACTCAGGCAAATCGGTTTCTCTTACGACTGGAGCCGTGAAGTACAAACCTGCGACCCTAAGTACTACAAATGGACACAATGGATCTTCATGCAGTTGTTTAATGCGTGGTACAACAAAAAGCCGATAGCCAATGGCCAATTGTCAATAGAAGGAAAGACAGAACACATCAATACATTGGTTGCTGAATTAGAGAATAACGGTAATCAGCGTATTCAAGCAGCGTGCGATGACGATACACCTATTATTACGGCCGATGAATGGAATAGCTTTAATGAAAAAGAAAAGGAGAGCTTTCTGCAACATTACCGAATAGCTTACCAAAGCGAAACCATGGTAAACTGGTGTGCCGCGTTAGGCACCGTACTTTCAAACGATGAAGTGAAAGATGGTGTGAGCGAGCGTGGCGGCTACCCGGTTGAACGTATAAAAATGCTGCAATGGAGTATGCGTATTTCGGCCTATGCCGAACGGTTGCTTGCCGGATTGGATGCGATCGACTGGCCGGAGCCTTTGAAAGAAATGCAACGCAACTGGATTGGAAAGAGCAAAGGCGCACAGTTGGAATTCAATATTCAACATTCAACCTTCAGGATTGAAGTATTCACAACGCGCATCGATACTATTTTTGGCGCTACATTTTTAGTGCTGGCGCCCGAACATGAACTCGTGGATAAAATCACTACCGAGGCGCAACGCAACGAAGTAAACGCCTATGTTGAAGTAGCAAAAAACCGCAGCGAACGCGAGCGCATGAGCGAAGTGAAACGCGTAAGCGGTGCCTTTACGGGCGCATACGCCATCAATCCGTTTAACAACGAGCGCATTCCTGTCTGGATTTCGGATTATGTTTTGGCCGGTTACGGTACAGGTGCTGTTATGGCGGTTCCCGGTCATGATGAACGCGACCATCGGTTTGCGAAACACTTTGGTTTACCCATTGTGCAGGTGGTTGAAGGCCCCAGCGTTGAAAAAGAAGCCTTTGTTAGCTGGGATGCACAAATCATCAACTCCGGTTTCATGAACGGGCTTACCGTTAATGAAGCCATTGAAGCCGGGATTAAGTTTGTGGAAGAAAAAGGAATTGGTAAGGGCAAAGTGAACTACCGCATGCGCGATGCCATTTTCGGCAGGCAGCGCTATTGGGGCGAGCCCTTTCCTGTTTACTTTAAAGATGGCATTCCAAAACTGGTAGCGGAAAAAGATTTGCCCGTTACCCTGCCTGAAATTGACGAATATAAACCAACCGAAACCGGTGAGCCACCGTTGGCCAGGGCAAAGAACTGGAACTACAACGGCCATGCGTATGAACTTACCACCATGCCCGGCTGGGCAGGTTCAAGCTGGTATTGGTTCCGGTATATGGATCCGCAGAATGATGATGCCTTCTGCTCTCGGGAAGCTGAGCAATACTGGCAGGATGTTGACCTGTACATGGGCGGCAGTGAACACGCCACCGGGCATTTGCTGTACTCGCGCTTCTGGTGCAAGGCCTTAAAAGATTTAGGCTATGTTAGTAAAGAGGAGCCTTTTAAAAAGTTGATTAATCAGGGGCATATACAAGGCATGTCAAAGTTTGTTTACAGAATAAATGGCACAAATAAGTTCGTTTCAAAGAACCTGAAAAACGGGTACGAAACAACCGCTTTACATGCAGATGTAACCCTTGTGGATAACGATGTGCTCGACATTGAAGGCTTTAAAAATTGGCGAACCGATTTTGCAAATGCGGAGTTCATCCTGGAAAACGGAAAATACATCTGTGGTTCAGAAGTAGAGAAAATGTCAAAGTCGAAGCACAACGTTGTTAACCCTGACGACATTATTTCCAACTATGGTGCCGATACTTTGCGTTTATACGAAATGTTCCTGGGGCCCTTGGAGTTAAGTAAACCCTGGAACACCAACGGCATTGATGGTGTCTTTAAATTTTTGCGTAAGTTCTGGAACCTGTTCCATGATGCACAAGGTAACTGGAATGTGAGCGATGCAACCCCTGCACGCGATGAATTAAAAGTACTTCATAAAACGTTAAAGAAAGTTGAACAGGACATCAACAACTTTTCGTTTAACACCACCGTGAGTGAGTTCATGATTTGTGTAAATGAGTTGGGCTCGTTGAAGTGCAATAAGAAAGAAATCCTGCAACCCCTGGTCATTGCCCTCGCCCCTTACGCCCCGCACATTACCGAAGAGCTGTGGGAAAAACTGGGCCATACGAATTCCATTTTGAAAGCGAAGTTCCCTGCCGTTAATGATGAGTACCTGAAAGAAAGTTCGTTCGAGTATCCCATTTCCATCAACGGCAAGGTGCGCACCAAAATGGAATTCGCCCTTGACATGCCGAAGGAAGACATTGAAAAACTGGTACTGGCATCGGAGGCCGTAACCAAATGGACCGAAGGCAAGCCACCCAAAAAAGTTATTGTGGTGCCCGGCAAGATTGTGAATGTGGTAGTTTAA
- a CDS encoding response regulator transcription factor, whose amino-acid sequence MKILVIEDDARVSELIKRGLDEQGFETTVAYDGLAGKKLVSQHDYDLVITDIILPKLSGLEVCKEINRLKPHVPIIMLTALGTTDDKVEGFDAGADDYLVKPFEMRELLVRIRALLKRNSKTTGNATHVLTYADLEMNLHTKIVKRDQTEISLTPKEFNLLHFMLSNPERVLSRTEIAEKVWNTHFDTGTNFIDVYINYLRKKIDKEFDKKLIHTKSGMGFILKAE is encoded by the coding sequence ATGAAAATTCTGGTCATAGAGGATGATGCGCGGGTTTCAGAACTTATAAAAAGAGGGCTGGACGAACAGGGCTTTGAAACCACTGTGGCTTACGATGGCCTTGCGGGAAAAAAACTCGTGTCACAACACGATTATGACCTGGTGATAACAGACATTATCCTTCCAAAATTAAGCGGGCTCGAAGTGTGCAAAGAAATAAACCGGCTTAAGCCACACGTGCCGATTATCATGCTAACAGCCTTAGGAACTACCGATGACAAAGTGGAGGGTTTCGATGCCGGGGCGGATGATTACCTGGTAAAACCTTTTGAAATGCGTGAATTATTAGTGCGTATTCGTGCGTTGCTAAAGCGAAACAGCAAAACAACCGGTAATGCGACCCACGTTTTAACCTATGCCGATCTTGAAATGAACCTCCACACCAAAATCGTAAAGCGGGACCAAACAGAAATCAGCCTTACCCCCAAGGAATTCAACCTGCTGCATTTCATGCTTTCAAACCCTGAGCGGGTTTTGTCGCGAACAGAAATTGCCGAGAAGGTATGGAATACACATTTTGATACAGGTACAAATTTTATTGATGTGTACATTAATTATCTGCGAAAAAAGATTGATAAGGAATTCGATAAAAAACTTATTCATACCAAGTCGGGCATGGGCTTTATACTGAAGGCTGAATAA
- the mgtA gene encoding magnesium-translocating P-type ATPase has product MEHSVRDSILKTTTQSSSDDKKFIPLKSIAHIENHLLFSFLQSDVDGLTRELAEEKLKVIGHNTIIHEKAPSWLVQLLHAFISPFNAILFTIATVTFFMDVVLVPEEQQDYKTIIVVLIMILLSSLTRFFQEFRSNRAAEKLKRMVKTTATVIRKNTGKTEIDIRELVPGDIVALSAGDMVPADCRIIHSKDLFISESVLTGESLPVEKNDRPVNGAEKKSILELSNLCFMGTNVVSGSATAIVVTTGNQTYFGSISKAITGRAVETSFEKGVVNVSMLLVRFMLVMVPIVFLVNGLSKGNWVEALLFAIAVAVGLTPEMLPMIVTTNLAKGAINMSREKVIVKRLNAIQNIGAMNVLCTDKTGTLTLDKIVLTKHLNVFGEDDDEVLKWAYLNSFHQTSLKNLMDIAILDKREELHEIFNPQEDYKKIDEIPFDFSRRRMSVILEKKDRKHLLICKGAVEEMLAVCTHAFDPGEDRQLHIERDEILPMDEQMRQTVLATSQKLNEEGLRVLLVAIREFNAGPPTYSVADESNMTFAGFIGFLDPAKPSAGPSIAALQELGVTIKVLTGDNATISKKICRDVGIPVTNMLLGSDLEEMTEEELKSKIEDVTIFAKLTPMQKSRIVKALQAKGHTVGFMGDGINDAPSLRDADVGISIDTAVDIAKESADIILLEKDLMVLRKGVIYGRRTFGNIIKYIKMAASSNFGNMFSVLGASALLPFLPMLPVQILVQNLLYDFSQASIPWDTMDEEFIKKPRKWDSSGIARFMVFIGPVSSVFDYAAFAVLFFVFHASTPEHQSLFQSGWFVEGLLSQTLIVHMIRTEKIPFIQSRAATPVLWATLFIMAVGIFLPFSPLAGALKMQPLPLSYFTWLIAILLSYCVLTQGVKAWFIRRFHQWL; this is encoded by the coding sequence TTGGAACATAGCGTCAGAGACAGCATCCTCAAAACAACCACACAGTCCTCCTCGGATGACAAGAAATTCATCCCGCTAAAAAGTATTGCCCATATCGAAAACCATCTGTTGTTCAGTTTTCTTCAAAGCGATGTGGATGGGCTTACCAGGGAACTGGCAGAAGAAAAACTAAAAGTCATTGGTCACAATACAATCATCCACGAAAAAGCTCCTTCATGGCTGGTGCAATTGCTGCACGCTTTTATAAGCCCGTTCAATGCTATATTATTTACCATCGCTACCGTAACTTTTTTTATGGATGTGGTTTTGGTTCCCGAAGAACAACAGGATTACAAAACCATAATCGTGGTGTTGATCATGATCCTGCTCAGTTCCCTCACCAGGTTCTTCCAGGAATTCAGGAGCAACCGTGCAGCCGAAAAGTTGAAACGCATGGTCAAAACCACCGCCACGGTTATCCGCAAAAATACCGGTAAAACAGAAATAGATATCCGTGAGCTTGTACCCGGAGATATTGTTGCCCTTTCGGCAGGGGATATGGTACCAGCCGATTGCCGCATCATCCACTCCAAAGACCTGTTTATCAGCGAATCGGTACTAACAGGTGAATCGCTGCCCGTTGAAAAAAACGATCGGCCCGTTAACGGTGCAGAAAAGAAATCCATTCTTGAATTAAGTAACCTTTGCTTTATGGGCACTAACGTGGTGAGCGGATCGGCCACGGCTATCGTAGTGACTACCGGCAATCAAACGTACTTTGGTTCTATCAGCAAAGCCATTACCGGTAGAGCTGTCGAAACCAGTTTTGAAAAAGGAGTAGTCAACGTAAGCATGCTGCTCGTGCGGTTTATGCTGGTAATGGTTCCCATCGTTTTCCTTGTCAATGGGCTTTCCAAAGGAAACTGGGTGGAAGCGCTGTTGTTTGCCATCGCAGTGGCGGTTGGGTTAACACCCGAAATGCTGCCCATGATCGTAACCACCAACCTGGCAAAGGGAGCTATAAACATGAGCCGGGAAAAGGTAATCGTGAAGCGGCTCAATGCCATCCAGAACATCGGGGCGATGAATGTGTTGTGTACCGACAAAACGGGAACGCTTACACTGGATAAGATTGTACTGACCAAACACCTGAACGTTTTTGGCGAAGACGATGATGAAGTGTTGAAGTGGGCCTATCTCAACAGCTTCCACCAAACCAGTTTAAAAAACCTGATGGATATTGCCATACTTGACAAGCGTGAAGAACTCCATGAAATCTTCAACCCACAGGAAGATTATAAAAAAATCGATGAAATCCCTTTTGACTTTTCGCGCAGGAGGATGTCGGTCATCCTTGAGAAAAAAGACCGGAAGCACCTGTTGATCTGCAAAGGTGCTGTAGAAGAAATGTTGGCGGTTTGTACCCATGCATTTGACCCGGGCGAAGACCGGCAACTTCATATTGAACGGGATGAAATTTTGCCGATGGATGAACAGATGCGTCAAACGGTATTGGCTACTTCACAAAAATTGAATGAAGAAGGGCTGCGCGTATTGCTGGTGGCCATCCGTGAGTTTAATGCCGGACCACCTACCTACTCGGTAGCGGACGAAAGTAACATGACATTTGCCGGCTTTATCGGATTTCTCGACCCGGCCAAACCATCAGCCGGGCCTTCTATTGCTGCACTTCAGGAATTGGGCGTAACCATTAAAGTACTAACCGGTGATAACGCCACGATTTCCAAAAAAATCTGCCGGGATGTGGGCATCCCTGTAACCAATATGTTGCTGGGCAGCGACCTTGAAGAGATGACGGAAGAGGAACTGAAATCGAAAATTGAGGATGTAACTATTTTTGCCAAACTCACGCCCATGCAAAAGTCGAGAATTGTAAAGGCGCTGCAGGCAAAAGGTCATACAGTTGGCTTCATGGGCGATGGCATTAATGACGCACCCAGCCTGCGCGATGCCGATGTGGGTATTAGCATCGACACCGCGGTTGACATAGCGAAAGAAAGTGCCGACATCATTTTGCTGGAGAAAGACCTGATGGTTCTTCGCAAAGGTGTGATCTACGGAAGAAGGACATTCGGTAATATTATCAAATACATTAAGATGGCCGCCAGCAGCAACTTTGGCAACATGTTCAGTGTGTTGGGGGCCAGTGCTTTGCTGCCCTTCTTGCCCATGCTTCCTGTACAGATTCTTGTGCAGAATTTACTTTACGATTTCTCGCAGGCGTCTATCCCGTGGGATACGATGGATGAGGAGTTCATTAAAAAGCCCAGGAAGTGGGATTCTTCCGGTATTGCACGCTTCATGGTTTTTATCGGGCCGGTGAGCTCGGTTTTCGATTATGCCGCTTTTGCAGTTTTGTTTTTTGTTTTTCACGCCAGCACGCCCGAACACCAGAGCTTATTTCAATCGGGTTGGTTCGTGGAAGGATTACTATCACAAACCCTGATTGTTCACATGATCCGCACTGAAAAGATCCCCTTCATTCAAAGCCGGGCAGCAACGCCCGTGCTGTGGGCTACCCTTTTCATAATGGCCGTTGGAATTTTTCTTCCGTTTTCCCCGCTTGCCGGTGCGCTCAAAATGCAACCGTTGCCATTAAGCTATTTCACCTGGCTAATTGCGATACTTTTATCATATTGTGTGCTTACACAAGGCGTAAAAGCATGGTTCATCCGTAGGTTTCATCAATGGCTGTAG